One genomic segment of Chelonia mydas isolate rCheMyd1 chromosome 1, rCheMyd1.pri.v2, whole genome shotgun sequence includes these proteins:
- the LOC119565314 gene encoding olfactory receptor 52K1-like codes for MGAHVVMNELWFLPGKARKPLCSSSRKRAFLVGPTSRPGKSRQFCSVLLTVPRPFFHRRLPYCGSHVISHCYCEHMAVVKLACADTRVNNVYAIIVTVFIVGLDLMFISLSYLNILRADLSLASKEEQLKAFGTCGSQLCAILVFYIPVVLSSTIHRFGHHVAPHVHILLANFLLLFPPMMNPIVYGVKTKQIRDGVLLLFRGKSF; via the exons ATGGGAGCCCACGTGGTAATGAATGAATTGTG GTTCCTGCCTGGCAAGGCACGTAAACCGTTATGTTCTAGCAGCAGGAAAAGGGCATTTCTAGTCGGGCCCACCTCTAGACCAGGGAAAAGCAGACAATTCTGCTCTGTTCTGCTAACGGTCCCTCGGCCCTTCTTCCACAGGAGGCTGCCCTACTGCGGGTCCCACGTTATCTCCCATTGCTACTGCGAGCACATGgccgtggtgaagctggcctgtgccGACACCAGGGTCAATAATGTCTATGCGATCATTGTAACTGTCTTCATCGTGGGGCTGGATCTGATGTTCATCTCCCTATCCTATCTCAACATCCTAAGGGCTGACTTAAGCCTGGCATCCAAGGAAGAGCAGCTCAAGGCTTTCGGCACCTGTGGCTCCCAGCTTTGCGCCATTTTAGTATTCTACATCCCTGTGGTCCTCTCCTCAACAATACACAGGTTCGGGCACCACGTCGCCCCACACGTGCACATCCTGCTGGccaatttcctcctcctctttcctcccatGATGAACCCCATCGTGTATGGTGTGAAAACCAAACAGATTCGTGACGGGGTACTTCTCCTGTTCCGAGGGAAAAGCTTCTAG